A window from Peptococcaceae bacterium 1198_IL3148 encodes these proteins:
- a CDS encoding flavin reductase — MNNKALYSITYGLYVVCGKNDENINGQIANTMFQISSNPVTMAVSINKNNLTHEYIMAGQAFTVSVLAQDAPLSLIGQFGFKSGREHNKFEGIDYQTTDNGLPYILKNTLSFMEAKVIQTVDVGTHTIFIGEMTDAEVLNTGAPMTYAYYHQLKGGSAKEPIKSTPPKDETLPKQSNDKVYRCQVCGYEYNPSQGDAEHGIEPGTAFEDLPDDWTCPICGVGKDEFEQI; from the coding sequence ATGAATAATAAAGCACTGTATAGCATTACTTATGGGTTGTATGTTGTTTGTGGAAAAAATGATGAAAACATTAATGGACAGATAGCCAATACGATGTTTCAGATTTCCTCTAACCCCGTCACTATGGCGGTGAGCATCAATAAAAATAATCTTACCCATGAATACATAATGGCTGGTCAAGCATTTACCGTTTCAGTACTGGCCCAGGATGCGCCATTGTCTTTAATTGGTCAATTTGGCTTTAAATCTGGCAGAGAACATAATAAGTTTGAGGGTATTGATTACCAAACTACCGACAACGGGTTGCCCTATATTCTAAAGAATACATTGAGCTTTATGGAGGCTAAAGTAATACAAACGGTTGATGTCGGCACCCACACCATCTTTATCGGCGAAATGACAGATGCTGAAGTGCTTAACACTGGTGCTCCAATGACATACGCGTATTATCACCAATTAAAGGGCGGCAGTGCTAAAGAACCAATAAAAAGTACACCGCCGAAAGATGAAACATTGCCAAAGCAGTCAAACGATAAAGTGTATCGCTGTCAAGTATGTGGTTACGAATATAACCCCAGTCAAGGTGATGCTGAACATGGGATTGAGCCAGGTACTGCATTTGAGGATCTACCGGATGATTGGACTTGCCCAATTTGTGGTGTGGGCAAAGATGAGTTTGAACAGATATAA